One Acropora palmata chromosome 2, jaAcrPala1.3, whole genome shotgun sequence genomic window carries:
- the LOC141874425 gene encoding uncharacterized protein LOC141874425 isoform X2, whose amino-acid sequence MDHASMSPALSPHWILVLLKDTQPQATPDLEEEIVYRDYTMLTVSMGIALTGAEVKGMSFV is encoded by the exons ATGGACCATGCAAG CATGTCGCCAGCATTGTCTCCGCACTGGATACTAGTCCTTCTCAAAGACACACAACCTCAAGCAACACCTGATCTGGAGGAGGAGATAGTGTACCGAGATTACACCATGCTTACTGTTTCCATGGGAATTGCTTTGACAGGTGCAGAAGTCAAAGGGATGTCTTTTGTATGA